One window of Nitrospirota bacterium genomic DNA carries:
- a CDS encoding sulfite exporter TauE/SafE family protein gives MSNELLILITAAASIGFFHTLFGPDHYLPFIMMSRSGRWSPAKTTLITVLCGAGHILSSVLLGLLGVTLGIGVSRLEVIESFRGSMATWALIAFGLVYFIWGLRRALRNKPHEHLHLHNDVDGHMHTHNHTVEHMHIHEKKGTKSITPWVLFTIFIFGPCEPLIPMLMYPAAKNSLTGLLLVTGIFGLTTIITMLGIVLVSIFGFNLIPTTRLKRYTHAISGAVICLCGMLMLAFGL, from the coding sequence ATGTCCAATGAACTATTAATTCTCATAACCGCCGCCGCTTCAATCGGTTTCTTCCATACATTATTCGGGCCTGACCATTACTTGCCATTCATAATGATGTCGCGCTCAGGAAGGTGGTCCCCGGCAAAAACAACGCTGATTACTGTCTTATGCGGCGCCGGGCATATATTAAGCTCTGTCCTGCTTGGATTATTAGGCGTAACTCTCGGTATCGGCGTTTCCAGATTAGAGGTAATTGAATCATTCCGCGGCAGTATGGCAACATGGGCGCTCATTGCCTTCGGGCTGGTTTACTTTATCTGGGGTCTCCGGAGAGCATTAAGGAATAAACCCCATGAACACCTGCACCTGCATAACGATGTCGACGGTCACATGCACACACACAACCACACTGTTGAACATATGCATATACATGAGAAAAAGGGGACCAAAAGCATAACTCCATGGGTACTTTTTACAATATTTATCTTTGGTCCATGCGAGCCGTTAATCCCGATGCTTATGTATCCGGCTGCAAAAAACAGCCTTACGGGTTTGTTGCTGGTTACGGGCATTTTCGGTCTGACAACAATCATCACAATGCTGGGCATTGTTCTCGTTTCTATTTTCGGGTTTAACCTTATCCCAACAACACGGCTTAAGCGTTACACACATGCCATATCAGGAGCTGTGATTTGTCTTTGCGGAATGTTAATGCTGGCTTTTGGCTTGTAA